In Oxalobacteraceae bacterium OTU3CINTB1, the sequence CATGGCCTTCTCCAGCACCGCGCCGGCCGGGCCGACGAACGGCAGTCCCTGTAAATCCTCCTGATCGCCCGGCTGCTCGCCGACGAGCATGATGCGCGCCCGCTTCGGCCCGACGCCGGGCACCGCCTGCGTGGCGTTTTCCCACAGGTCGCAGCGGCGGCATTGGTCGAGCGTGGTGGGCTGCTCGCGCTGCGGTTGCGCGCGTTCCGGGGCAATCGGGATGGTGGTGGCGCCGCCGCGCCGGCCCACGGTGCCGGTCTGGCCGGTGCGCCGCTCGCCATTGGCGGCCGCGCTGACCATCGCCGGCACGATCGCCCCTTCCGGCAAATTCTTCCAGAAACGCGACGGGATATGGCTGCGCAGCAGGTCGGCGTTCAGGCGCGCCGGGTTAAAGATGCTGCGGTAGTACGTCAGCCACAGCGCCTCGCCGGCGTCCTCGATATCGGCCGCGCTGCGCATCAGCGACGGCGCCTCGTGCAGATGTTCGCCATCCCACAGCACGGCCGCCGCCGGCGTGGCGATCATCCACGTGACATTGCCCATGCGGCGGGCGAAATGCCGCGCAACCTGCGGCAGCACTTCGTGCGTGGGTTCGAACCAGGCCACAAAGCGCGGCGCGCCATCCTCTTCCTTGCGTTCGCGAAAACGTACATACGCGTGCATGTCGTGCTCCTCCCGATGAACAGCCTTGACCATCCCATGCAGCCGCGCGCCATCGGCATCGGCCGGCGAAATCACATCACGCTCGCCCAGGTGCCAGCGCCAGACCACCTTGTACAGAAAGGACCAGCGGTCGGGGGCGCTGAAGCAGGCGGCGCTGACGAGTAGCTCCATCAACTGGCGCGGCAGCCGCAGGGTGGTCGTCGTTGTCGCATTGGCGTCGGGCGCGCCGCCGGCTTCTTCCAGCGGCGCGGCGGAGAACAAATCGCCATCCTCCGGCTGCGATAACCATTCTACGAATTCGGGCGCGACGTGGCGCGCGATTAGCTCGCGTGCCGCGTCGCGCCATTCGTCGAACGACTGGACCACCCGCCGCATCATGCCGCCTGCAGCTCCGGCCACAGGTTCATCTGCTGGGGCGCGTCGGCCATGGCGCGGCGCAAATGCTCGGACGGACCGGCATCGTTGGACGGGAAGTAGTCGGCCGTGATGATGAAAGGCGAAATCTTCTTCATACTGCAGCGCAGCCGCGACAGATCGGCGTAACGTATTTGCCGCAGTCGCCGCAGATCGATCAGGCGCTGGGCGTTGCGCAGGCCGATGCCGGGGATGCGCGCGATCATGTGCGGCTCGGCGCGGTTGAGGTCCATCGGAAAATGCTCGCGGTGCTCCAGTGCCCACGCCAGCTTGGGATCGATGTCGAGCGCCAGATTGCCGGTCGCCGGCAGCAGCTCTTTCACCTGGAAGCCGTAGCTGCGCAGCAGGAAATCGGCCTGGTACAACCGGTGCTCGCGCAGCATCGGCGGCGGCGCCAGTGGCACGCTTTTTGGACTTTGCGGAATCGGGCTGAAGGCCGAGTAATACACGCGTTTGAGCTTGTAGCTGCCGTACAGCGTCTCCGCGGTCGTCAGGATCTGCTGGTCGTCGCTGGCGTCGGCGCCGACGATCATTTGCGTGCTTTGCCCGGCCGGCGCGAAACGCGGCGACTTGGGTTCCTCGGCCTTTTCATCGAGCTTGCGGCGGATGGAGCCCATCGCCAGCTTGATGGTGTGGACGCTTTTTTCCGGCGCCAGCTTCTGCACGCTGTCCTGCGTCGGCAGCTCGATATTGACGCTCAAGCGGTCCGCGTAGCGGCCGGCGGCAGCGATCAGCGCCGGATCGGCGTCCGGAATCGTCTTCAGGTGTATGTAGCCGCGAAACTGGTGCACCTCGCGCAGTTCGCGCGCCACCTGCACCAGCTGCTCCATCGTGTAATCGGCCGACTGGATGATGCCGGAACTGAGAAACAGCCCGTCGATGTAATTGCGGAGGTAGAAATCGGTGGTTAATTTAACCACTTCAGCCACAGTAAAGCGGGCGCGCGGCACGTTCGAGGTGCGGCGGTTGACGCAGTATTGGCAATCGTACAGGCAGTAATTGGTGAGCAGGATTTTCAGCAGCGACACGCAGCGGCCGTCCGGCGTATAGCTGTGGCAAATGCCCATGCCGGTGGTCGCGCCGAAACCGTCCTTGCCGATCGAGTTGCGCTTCGGCGCGCCGCTGCTGGCGCAGGAGGCGTCGTACTTGGCCGCATCGGCCAGGATCTCCAGCTTGTCCGTCAACTCCATGCTTGCCTCGATTTATTGACACTGTATAAAAACACAGTATAACAATGATCGAGAGCAAAAAGGGAATCGAGTGTGCGCTTTGTCCGAACTTTGACCCGGTATTTATTCAACGCCGGGCCCCAACGCAATTTACAAAATGATCACTTTCAGCGCGTCGACCAACGCGGCGCATTCCTGGTCGGTGCCAATCGAGATCCGCAGGAACTGGTCGATACGCGCCTGCTTGAAATGCCGCACCAGGATGGCCCGCTCGCGCAACGCCGCCGCGAGGCCTGCGCCGTCGTGCCCCGGATGGCGCGCGAAGATGAAGTTCGCGCGCGACGGCAGCACCTCGAACCCCAGTTCCAGCATCCGCTCCGTCAACCACGCGCGCGTGGCGATGATCGCTTGCGACGTCTGCTCCATATACGCCGTGTCCTCGATTGCCGCAACGGCGCCCGCCTGCGCCACCTGCCCCAGCGGATAGCAGTTAAAGCTGTTCTTCACCCGCTCCAGCCCCGCGATCAGGTCCGGATGGCCAACCGCGAAACCGACCCGCAGGCCGGCCAGCGAACGGGATTTGGACAAGGTCTGCACCACCAGCAGATTGTCGTAACGGTCCAGCAGCGCGATGGCGCTGTCGGCGCCGAAGTCCACATAAGCTTCGTCGATCACCACCACCTGGTCCGGATGCGCGGCCAGCAGCGCTTCGATCCGGTCTAGCGGCAGCGCGATGCCGGTCGGCGCGTTCGGATTGGCGATGATGATGGCGCCACACGGCTGCGCGTAATCGGCGACATCGATCTCGAACTGCGCGTTCAGCGGCACCTGGCGCGCCTCGATGCCATACAGGCTGCAATAGGTCGGATAAAAGCTGTAGCTGATGTCCGGGCAAAGCAGCGGCTTGTCGTGCTTGAGCAGCGCATGGAAGGTATGGGCCAACACCTCGTCCGAGCTGTTGCCGACAAAGACCTGCGCCCGCGTCAGGCCGAAGCGCCTCGCCACCGCCTCCTTGACCGCTGTGCTGGCGGGATCGGAGTACAGCCGCAGCGAATCGCCAACGGCGGCCTGCATCGCCGCCACCGCCTTTGGCGACGGCCCGTATGGGTTCTCGTTGGTGTTCAGTTTGATCAGGTTGGGCATGCGAACCTGCTCGCCCGGCGTGTACGGCGTCAGTTCGTGAACGATGTCACTCCAAAAACGGCTCACTGCATTGCTCCCATCGCGCGTTCGATATCCGCGATCAAATCGTTGACGTCTTCCAGGCCGACGTTGAAGCGCACCAGAATGCCCTGGTCGTTCCAGTCCTTGCGCATGTGCTGGATCCGGTACGGCATCACCAGGCTGTTGGCGCCTCCCCAGCTGTAACCGATCTTGAACAGTTCCAGCGCATCGACGAAGCGGTCGGTCTGTTCTTCGGTGAAGCGCGAATCGAACAGCACCGAGAACAAGCCCCCCGCGCCGCTGAAATCGCGCTTCCAGATGTCGTGGCCCGGACAATCGGCAAAGGCCGGATGCAGCACTTTGGTGATCTCGGGACGCGCTTGCAGCCACGCCGCCAGCTTGCGGGCGGCGGCGTCGTGGGCGTCGAAGCGCAGGCGCATCGTCGGCAGGCCGCGCAGCACGAGATAGGCGTCGTCCGCGCCAACGCCCATGCCGAGCCGCATGTGGGCCAGGCTCAAACGCTCATTGAGCGCGGCGTCGCGCGTGATGACGGCGCCCATCAGCACATCCGAGCCGCCGGACTGGTACTTGGTCAGCGCCTGCATGATGATGTCGACGCCCACATCGAAACCGCGCAGCGCCAGGCCGGCCGACCAGGTGTTATCCAGCGCGACCAGCACGCCGCACGCGTGCGCGGCGGCGCAAATGGCCGGCAGGTCCGGGACCTCCATCGACACCGATCCCGGCGCCTCGGTCCAGATCAGCTTTGTGTTGGGCTGGATCAGCGCGGCGATGCCGGCGCCGATCAACGGATCGTAGTAACGCGCTGTGATGCCGAAATCGGCCGACAGCCAGCGTCCCAGCTCGCGGTTGGGGTTGTAGACGTTATCGGGCAACAGCACGTCGTCGCCGGCCTTGAGCACGGCGAAATCGACCATGGCGATGGCAGCCAGCCCGCTCGGCGCCAGCAGGCAGTGTTTGCCGTCCTCGATTTCGGCAAGGCGCGCCTCAAGCGTGAAGGTCGTCGGCGTGCCGTGCAGGCCGTAGGTATAGGAGTTCTTCTCTTTCCAGTCGCCCGAGCGCATGGCCGCGACGTTCTTGAACAGTACCGTCGACGCGTGGTGGATCGCGCTGGGGAAGGCGGCGAAACCTTCCGGCGCCTGGTAGTCGGAGTGGATCAGTGCCGTTTGCGGGGATTTTTTAATCGTCATGTCCTAAA encodes:
- a CDS encoding UdgX family uracil-DNA binding protein (This protein belongs to the uracil DNA glycosylase superfamily, members of which act in excision repair of DNA. However, it belongs more specifically to UdgX branch, whose founding member was found to bind uracil in DNA (where it does not belong), without cleaving it, appears to promote DNA repair by a pathway involving RecA, rather than base excision.), with protein sequence MMRRVVQSFDEWRDAARELIARHVAPEFVEWLSQPEDGDLFSAAPLEEAGGAPDANATTTTTLRLPRQLMELLVSAACFSAPDRWSFLYKVVWRWHLGERDVISPADADGARLHGMVKAVHREEHDMHAYVRFRERKEEDGAPRFVAWFEPTHEVLPQVARHFARRMGNVTWMIATPAAAVLWDGEHLHEAPSLMRSAADIEDAGEALWLTYYRSIFNPARLNADLLRSHIPSRFWKNLPEGAIVPAMVSAAANGERRTGQTGTVGRRGGATTIPIAPERAQPQREQPTTLDQCRRCDLWENATQAVPGVGPKRARIMLVGEQPGDQEDLQGLPFVGPAGAVLEKAMAQAGMERDSIYLTNAVKHFKWELRGKRRLHKTPAQKEISACHLWLEEELARVRPDVVVALGSTALKSVLQDGSVTMKSVMDAPVQHDGRWVVTVYHPSYVLRAPDEATRRQAYEVIVEGLREAKRLLGDD
- a CDS encoding putative DNA modification/repair radical SAM protein, producing the protein MELTDKLEILADAAKYDASCASSGAPKRNSIGKDGFGATTGMGICHSYTPDGRCVSLLKILLTNYCLYDCQYCVNRRTSNVPRARFTVAEVVKLTTDFYLRNYIDGLFLSSGIIQSADYTMEQLVQVARELREVHQFRGYIHLKTIPDADPALIAAAGRYADRLSVNIELPTQDSVQKLAPEKSVHTIKLAMGSIRRKLDEKAEEPKSPRFAPAGQSTQMIVGADASDDQQILTTAETLYGSYKLKRVYYSAFSPIPQSPKSVPLAPPPMLREHRLYQADFLLRSYGFQVKELLPATGNLALDIDPKLAWALEHREHFPMDLNRAEPHMIARIPGIGLRNAQRLIDLRRLRQIRYADLSRLRCSMKKISPFIITADYFPSNDAGPSEHLRRAMADAPQQMNLWPELQAA
- the hisC gene encoding histidinol-phosphate transaminase, whose product is MSRFWSDIVHELTPYTPGEQVRMPNLIKLNTNENPYGPSPKAVAAMQAAVGDSLRLYSDPASTAVKEAVARRFGLTRAQVFVGNSSDEVLAHTFHALLKHDKPLLCPDISYSFYPTYCSLYGIEARQVPLNAQFEIDVADYAQPCGAIIIANPNAPTGIALPLDRIEALLAAHPDQVVVIDEAYVDFGADSAIALLDRYDNLLVVQTLSKSRSLAGLRVGFAVGHPDLIAGLERVKNSFNCYPLGQVAQAGAVAAIEDTAYMEQTSQAIIATRAWLTERMLELGFEVLPSRANFIFARHPGHDGAGLAAALRERAILVRHFKQARIDQFLRISIGTDQECAALVDALKVIIL
- a CDS encoding cystathionine beta-lyase; translation: MTIKKSPQTALIHSDYQAPEGFAAFPSAIHHASTVLFKNVAAMRSGDWKEKNSYTYGLHGTPTTFTLEARLAEIEDGKHCLLAPSGLAAIAMVDFAVLKAGDDVLLPDNVYNPNRELGRWLSADFGITARYYDPLIGAGIAALIQPNTKLIWTEAPGSVSMEVPDLPAICAAAHACGVLVALDNTWSAGLALRGFDVGVDIIMQALTKYQSGGSDVLMGAVITRDAALNERLSLAHMRLGMGVGADDAYLVLRGLPTMRLRFDAHDAAARKLAAWLQARPEITKVLHPAFADCPGHDIWKRDFSGAGGLFSVLFDSRFTEEQTDRFVDALELFKIGYSWGGANSLVMPYRIQHMRKDWNDQGILVRFNVGLEDVNDLIADIERAMGAMQ